In one Leptospira fletcheri genomic region, the following are encoded:
- a CDS encoding cation:proton antiporter yields the protein MEIKPIRSIFVYACFLLIFGIAIYFVVNYGKNLEPVTIDSTVSVANGENSTFLAEIGKNVKQPIALLLLQLLVILGTARALGSLLTFFGQPSVIGEIIAGILLGPSFLGTLWPEASGFLFPKESLKIIQSLSNVGLLLFLFLIGMELNLGILGKKAHDAVVVSHASILFPFFLGTAYSLTLYESLAPKGISFTVFGLFMGIAMSITAFPVLARIVQERGLTKTPLGTLVVTCAAADDITAWCILAGVVAIAQAGSLSGGFITVGLSIVYVIFMLFAVRPLLRKIASVYPSKEALRRPITAMVFMIWISSAYLTELIGIHALFGAFFAGVIMPPQIEFRRMLSEKIEDISLLLLLPLFFVSTGLKTQIGLLSDGNLWMTCASVIGIAILGKFLGSTIAARLVGQNWKDSLSIGALMNTRGLMELVVLNIGYDLGILSKEIFAMMVLMALFTTFMTGPVLDLLETGFFSKELPAIRSGRKILLSFASPASGVRLLELAAKLFPETRKKNPGPTITALHVTSSGDLTPVEAESLEKEVFFPLETKGEELGRSFDRVYKNTPQVAREILNQARKIRPDMLLMGRSHSLFSAKEIAGRVRFIMENSPSPVGILIDKGWVDLRKIAFLVSGKDDIFLREYFEFFSNLPEMEGTILELEETTSEKNSNLRGKGVKKRRKVVLKSELPDEDWAKYDLAFLGWKFYREIESTDLAARLPSMLILTR from the coding sequence ATGGAAATAAAACCGATTCGAAGCATATTCGTATATGCATGCTTCCTGCTGATTTTCGGAATAGCGATCTATTTCGTTGTAAACTACGGTAAAAACCTTGAACCGGTAACCATAGATTCGACCGTTTCGGTCGCAAACGGAGAAAATTCCACCTTTCTGGCGGAAATCGGAAAGAACGTCAAACAACCGATCGCATTACTTTTATTGCAATTGCTCGTGATTCTCGGGACGGCGCGAGCGTTAGGATCGCTTCTCACGTTTTTCGGACAACCTTCCGTGATCGGCGAAATCATAGCCGGAATCCTCCTAGGTCCTTCTTTTTTGGGAACGCTTTGGCCCGAAGCCTCGGGTTTTCTTTTTCCGAAAGAATCTCTAAAAATCATCCAATCCTTAAGCAACGTAGGTTTGCTTCTCTTCTTATTCCTGATCGGAATGGAGCTGAATCTGGGAATTTTAGGGAAAAAAGCGCATGATGCCGTAGTGGTAAGTCACGCCAGCATCCTATTTCCTTTCTTTCTGGGAACCGCATATTCTCTGACGTTATACGAATCCTTGGCTCCAAAGGGAATCTCGTTTACCGTTTTCGGATTATTCATGGGAATCGCCATGAGCATCACCGCTTTTCCCGTACTCGCAAGGATCGTCCAGGAAAGAGGTCTCACAAAAACTCCTCTCGGAACTTTAGTCGTTACCTGTGCCGCCGCGGACGACATTACCGCCTGGTGCATCCTAGCCGGAGTGGTGGCGATCGCTCAGGCAGGCAGTCTCTCCGGAGGCTTTATCACCGTCGGACTTTCCATTGTTTACGTAATTTTCATGCTGTTTGCGGTTCGACCTCTGCTCAGGAAAATCGCCTCGGTATATCCGAGTAAGGAAGCCCTGCGAAGACCGATCACTGCAATGGTCTTCATGATTTGGATTTCCTCCGCGTATCTTACGGAATTGATAGGAATCCACGCATTATTCGGGGCCTTTTTTGCCGGAGTCATCATGCCTCCTCAGATCGAATTCAGAAGGATGCTTTCGGAAAAAATAGAGGACATCAGCCTTCTGTTGCTTCTTCCTTTGTTCTTCGTATCCACCGGATTGAAGACGCAGATCGGTCTGTTAAGCGACGGAAACCTTTGGATGACCTGCGCCTCGGTAATCGGAATCGCGATCCTGGGAAAATTTTTAGGAAGTACGATAGCCGCAAGGTTAGTAGGTCAAAACTGGAAGGATAGTCTTTCCATCGGAGCCTTAATGAACACCAGAGGACTGATGGAGCTGGTGGTTTTGAATATCGGTTACGACCTCGGAATCCTTTCCAAAGAAATTTTCGCGATGATGGTGCTCATGGCTCTATTCACGACGTTTATGACCGGCCCGGTGTTGGACCTTTTAGAAACAGGCTTCTTTTCCAAGGAACTCCCGGCGATCCGGTCCGGTCGAAAAATCCTTTTGTCCTTTGCCTCTCCGGCCTCAGGAGTCAGACTTTTAGAACTTGCAGCGAAACTCTTTCCCGAAACCCGGAAAAAAAATCCGGGACCGACAATTACTGCGCTTCATGTCACTTCTAGCGGAGATTTAACTCCCGTGGAGGCGGAGTCTCTCGAAAAAGAGGTTTTCTTTCCGCTGGAAACAAAAGGAGAAGAACTGGGACGTTCCTTCGATCGAGTGTACAAGAACACTCCCCAAGTGGCTCGAGAAATCCTGAATCAGGCCCGAAAGATCCGCCCCGATATGCTACTCATGGGACGGTCCCATTCCTTATTTTCCGCAAAGGAAATCGCAGGTCGTGTCCGCTTTATTATGGAGAATTCCCCTTCTCCCGTAGGGATTCTGATCGATAAGGGTTGGGTCGATCTGCGTAAAATCGCCTTCCTGGTCTCCGGCAAAGACGATATTTTTTTACGGGAATACTTCGAGTTTTTCTCGAATCTTCCGGAAATGGAGGGCACAATCCTAGAGCTCGAAGAGACGACTTCGGAAAAGAATTCGAATCTTCGCGGTAAGGGCGTAAAGAAAAGGCGAAAAGTCGTACTCAAATCCGAATTGCCGGACGAGGACTGGGCGAAATACGACCTGGCATTTCTCGGTTGGAAATTTTATCGGGAAATAGAATCGACGGACTTGGCTGCACGCTTACCTAGCATGTTGATCCTTACTAGATAA
- a CDS encoding universal stress protein, which translates to MKVLVSFANPKMGAKLFGLARALFSGSGQNLSIIALHVVSVETESEGFPRLEEDEIFQAVREEAAGCDFQFETVGFPSDWVVPGILEIAKSKDADLLLLGAARSLFSEGLLGGKVGEVLRKLSSLDVAVLADNGLNSPIEPVVLAPGLESAAIFPLLRGLSDFLGGPIPVFSGSKQEDFGLKGSASFRPWLPFSLAPDTKKNLAVLDYETYKSFHSILLARKDLSYLILRKGR; encoded by the coding sequence ATGAAAGTATTGGTCTCGTTCGCAAATCCGAAAATGGGAGCGAAATTATTCGGTTTGGCCCGCGCCTTATTTTCCGGTTCGGGACAAAATTTATCCATTATCGCCCTACACGTAGTATCCGTGGAGACGGAATCGGAAGGATTTCCTCGTTTGGAAGAAGACGAAATTTTCCAAGCAGTACGGGAGGAAGCGGCCGGTTGCGACTTTCAATTTGAAACGGTGGGTTTTCCGTCCGACTGGGTTGTTCCGGGAATTCTCGAAATCGCCAAAAGCAAGGATGCCGACTTACTTCTGTTAGGTGCCGCAAGATCCCTATTTTCGGAAGGTCTTTTGGGAGGAAAGGTCGGGGAAGTTCTACGAAAATTATCCTCGTTGGACGTCGCCGTTCTAGCGGACAACGGATTGAATTCGCCCATAGAACCGGTGGTCTTGGCGCCAGGTTTGGAATCCGCAGCGATTTTTCCGCTACTACGAGGGCTCTCCGATTTCTTAGGCGGCCCGATTCCGGTTTTTTCCGGCTCCAAACAGGAAGACTTCGGACTAAAGGGATCGGCGTCTTTTCGCCCTTGGCTTCCGTTTTCCTTGGCTCCGGACACGAAAAAAAACCTGGCTGTCTTAGACTACGAGACGTACAAATCTTTCCACTCCATATTGTTGGCTAGAAAAGACTTATCTTATCTCATCCTTAGAAAGGGAAGGTGA
- the chrA gene encoding chromate efflux transporter: protein MTDPSRAPGKQGSLAEVFLVSLKLGLVSFGGPIAHLGTFHNEYVILKKWLDEKSYTDLVGLCQFLPGPASSQLGISIGTIRAGFWGGIVAWFGFTAPSAIALIVFALLLRRFDFAGAAWIHGLKIVAVAVVAQAIFLLWKKLIRSTSQIGIAIGAALALSFWNSSFAQITLIFSAGILGYFLFKSRSDAEVFSLPIGVSHRFAIGCLCLFFGLLALLPAIRLFSSDARLWMADSFFRSGALVFGGGHVVLPLLEKELVPIGLISEQDFLVGYGAAQAVPGPLFTFASYLGAVIGGIPGAILATFFIFLPAYLSIIGVLPFWNSIRSDRRVQGILTGVNCAVVGILIAAFYRPLWTDSIRSFGDFCLASVLVVLLVFFKFPSWIAVIVGSLGSVLIRLLPL from the coding sequence ATGACGGATCCAAGCAGAGCACCGGGGAAACAGGGGTCGCTAGCGGAAGTTTTTCTCGTTTCTCTGAAATTGGGGCTCGTTTCTTTTGGGGGTCCCATCGCCCATCTGGGAACCTTCCATAACGAATACGTAATTTTAAAGAAATGGTTGGATGAGAAATCCTATACGGATCTGGTGGGGCTTTGCCAATTTCTTCCAGGTCCCGCAAGTAGCCAATTGGGAATCTCCATCGGTACGATCCGTGCCGGTTTTTGGGGAGGGATCGTAGCTTGGTTCGGTTTTACTGCTCCTTCCGCAATCGCTCTCATCGTCTTCGCGCTTTTGCTTCGCAGATTCGATTTTGCCGGCGCTGCCTGGATCCATGGTTTGAAAATCGTGGCTGTAGCGGTGGTCGCCCAAGCGATTTTTCTGCTTTGGAAAAAATTGATTCGGTCCACGTCCCAAATCGGGATCGCAATCGGTGCGGCACTCGCCTTATCGTTTTGGAATTCCTCTTTCGCACAAATCACTTTGATTTTTTCCGCCGGCATACTCGGGTATTTCCTATTTAAAAGCCGGTCCGACGCCGAGGTTTTTTCTCTTCCGATCGGGGTTTCCCATCGATTTGCGATCGGCTGCCTCTGTCTTTTTTTCGGACTTTTAGCGCTTCTTCCCGCAATCAGGCTCTTTTCTTCAGATGCCCGACTTTGGATGGCCGATAGTTTTTTTCGATCCGGAGCTTTGGTATTCGGCGGCGGGCATGTGGTTCTTCCTCTTTTGGAGAAGGAGCTTGTTCCGATCGGACTCATCAGCGAGCAGGATTTTCTGGTAGGTTACGGCGCCGCACAGGCGGTTCCCGGACCATTGTTTACGTTTGCGAGTTATTTGGGGGCCGTGATCGGCGGGATCCCCGGTGCCATTCTTGCGACCTTCTTCATTTTTCTTCCGGCATATTTATCGATCATCGGAGTTTTGCCGTTTTGGAATTCCATCCGTAGCGACCGGAGAGTACAGGGAATTTTGACCGGGGTGAATTGTGCGGTTGTAGGCATTTTGATCGCGGCTTTTTATCGACCGCTCTGGACGGATTCGATCCGATCCTTCGGTGATTTTTGCCTTGCTAGCGTGCTTGTAGTGCTTCTGGTTTTTTTCAAATTCCCTTCTTGGATTGCGGTAATCGTCGGCTCTTTGGGAAGCGTTTTGATCCGTCTTCTTCCCCTTTGA
- a CDS encoding GNAT family N-acetyltransferase, producing the protein MEVLYNDYSISDEKSKIQAEAVIEFLSKSYWANLRPPDRTRKAIENSYCVGAFHKGEQVGFIRVVTDWATFFYLCDVYVEEGHRGKGLGKKLIETVLNSAEFEGLMGLLGTKDAHGLYEKYGFIKEKDRFMKRPPEWAS; encoded by the coding sequence GTGGAAGTTTTGTACAATGATTATTCGATCAGCGACGAGAAGTCGAAGATTCAAGCCGAAGCGGTGATCGAATTTTTATCTAAAAGCTATTGGGCGAATTTGCGACCTCCAGATCGAACCAGGAAGGCGATAGAAAATTCGTACTGTGTCGGTGCCTTTCATAAGGGTGAGCAGGTTGGTTTTATAAGAGTCGTTACGGATTGGGCGACATTTTTTTATCTGTGCGACGTTTATGTGGAAGAGGGACACAGAGGCAAAGGCCTAGGAAAGAAATTGATCGAGACGGTTCTGAATTCGGCGGAATTCGAAGGATTGATGGGGCTTTTGGGCACCAAAGACGCCCATGGACTGTATGAGAAGTACGGTTTTATAAAAGAGAAGGATCGTTTTATGAAGCGTCCTCCGGAATGGGCTTCGTAA
- a CDS encoding helix-turn-helix domain-containing protein — protein MTQADSLDELKVNIREVLNLYLNENEDSKSVFPLPKKKMSGKNIVLAAVDPKIAFSQILRMTRLKRGLSQKQAALLIGMKNLYSYQRLESPKSANPALSTIARIKSVFPELALDQVV, from the coding sequence ATGACTCAGGCGGATTCATTAGATGAGCTGAAGGTAAATATTCGGGAAGTCTTAAATCTCTATTTGAATGAAAACGAAGATTCTAAGTCGGTATTCCCTTTACCAAAGAAAAAAATGTCCGGCAAAAATATCGTCCTAGCGGCAGTCGATCCTAAGATAGCATTTTCTCAGATTTTAAGAATGACTCGTTTGAAGCGAGGTTTGAGCCAAAAACAAGCTGCATTATTGATAGGGATGAAGAATCTTTACAGCTACCAGAGGTTAGAATCTCCGAAGAGCGCTAATCCGGCGCTCTCAACAATTGCGAGGATTAAATCAGTATTTCCCGAGTTAGCATTGGATCAAGTAGTTTAG
- a CDS encoding type II toxin-antitoxin system HicA family toxin translates to MREGEFGSFITELTIPIIIGIMVFMPLSGKEMLKLYLKNGWEVLRQKGSHVVVGKGGDRETIPMHKELKKGLENTLLKHLNES, encoded by the coding sequence GTGCGTGAAGGAGAATTCGGTAGCTTTATTACCGAGTTGACAATACCAATTATAATTGGTATTATGGTTTTTATGCCCTTAAGCGGCAAAGAAATGTTAAAATTATACCTGAAGAACGGATGGGAAGTTCTGAGGCAGAAAGGCAGCCATGTTGTTGTTGGGAAGGGAGGAGATCGTGAAACGATTCCAATGCATAAGGAACTCAAGAAAGGCTTAGAAAACACTCTCTTGAAACATCTGAATGAAAGTTAG
- a CDS encoding AgmX/PglI C-terminal domain-containing protein: MKNRPMLSIGMIALCISVLIVLAFQIHKMNEHRKMLEEGLARLEEKSLHLGKGDSYLKNEVRNTILKRRKEIKDCYEAYLATKPKIETGDLKVDWKIDKQGKALRPEEVLSTFFSDDLSRCVTERISEWSFPPPITEKYVFHTFSFKKR, from the coding sequence ATGAAAAACCGCCCTATGCTTTCTATCGGAATGATCGCACTTTGCATATCGGTGTTGATCGTACTCGCATTCCAAATCCATAAAATGAACGAACATCGGAAGATGTTGGAAGAAGGCCTCGCTCGATTGGAGGAAAAATCCTTACATTTAGGCAAGGGAGATTCCTATCTCAAAAACGAAGTCCGAAACACGATATTAAAAAGAAGAAAGGAAATCAAGGACTGCTACGAAGCTTATCTTGCCACAAAACCGAAAATCGAAACGGGGGATCTAAAAGTGGACTGGAAAATCGACAAACAAGGAAAGGCACTCCGGCCCGAAGAAGTATTGTCCACCTTCTTTTCGGACGATTTAAGTCGCTGTGTAACGGAGCGAATTTCAGAATGGAGCTTTCCGCCTCCGATCACGGAAAAATACGTATTCCATACTTTCTCCTTCAAAAAAAGATAG
- a CDS encoding DUF1554 domain-containing protein — translation MKRSLFRSSRFLSGIFFLFLFGCNQAKPLNIDASKSAFGALLPNIIALLSGNPLNFSPAPTITEGTSLSVSIQAAHTLDSPTTFTLGFSNSVFTVSPATITLSATSPSATVTLTHGIDNDCLDQVYGLIATQKDTGAVQTLNVATTDVDKCTFVATNSAQGGIGYFGTFGGVTGADAACAADKPSSLPGATTDYKALITVTTGSPARYVTTTANCGLPATPSCSPTNWVLYTNTRYFGSDGLTYLFTTHAQAPIFYFSGGNLSHSLGFSGGGAWTGLKLDWTEAASYQCMTVGTYQEWASPPYSSYINNAHFGDLSAVNSTALDTGTAATDCTAVRKNLFCIRQ, via the coding sequence ATGAAACGTTCCCTTTTCCGTTCTTCCCGTTTTCTGTCGGGAATCTTTTTTCTGTTCCTTTTCGGCTGTAACCAGGCCAAACCTTTGAATATAGATGCGAGCAAAAGCGCCTTCGGGGCTTTGCTTCCGAACATTATCGCGTTGTTAAGCGGGAATCCTCTGAATTTTTCTCCTGCTCCGACGATTACGGAAGGTACTTCCTTGTCCGTTTCCATCCAAGCCGCGCATACTTTGGATTCTCCGACTACTTTTACTTTGGGTTTTAGTAATTCCGTTTTTACCGTTTCTCCCGCGACGATTACTCTTTCGGCAACTTCTCCTAGCGCTACTGTGACTCTCACGCACGGCATTGATAACGACTGTCTGGATCAAGTTTACGGGTTGATCGCGACTCAGAAAGATACTGGAGCCGTTCAGACCTTAAACGTAGCGACTACGGATGTGGACAAATGTACGTTCGTTGCCACCAATTCGGCCCAGGGCGGGATCGGATATTTCGGGACCTTTGGCGGGGTAACCGGCGCCGATGCGGCTTGCGCTGCGGACAAGCCTTCTTCCTTGCCGGGAGCGACCACGGATTATAAGGCTTTGATCACCGTTACGACGGGTTCTCCTGCTCGGTACGTTACGACCACTGCGAATTGCGGATTGCCTGCGACTCCGAGTTGTAGTCCTACCAACTGGGTGCTGTACACGAACACGCGCTATTTCGGAAGCGACGGGCTTACGTATCTTTTTACCACCCATGCGCAGGCTCCGATTTTTTATTTCAGCGGTGGAAACCTGTCCCATTCCTTAGGTTTTAGCGGCGGAGGGGCTTGGACCGGTTTGAAATTGGATTGGACCGAAGCCGCCAGCTACCAATGCATGACCGTCGGTACATACCAAGAATGGGCTTCCCCTCCCTATTCCTCTTATATCAATAACGCGCATTTCGGGGATTTGAGTGCGGTCAATTCCACCGCACTGGATACCGGAACAGCGGCTACCGATTGCACTGCGGTTCGCAAAAACTTATTCTGTATCCGGCAGTAG
- the gpmI gene encoding 2,3-bisphosphoglycerate-independent phosphoglycerate mutase: protein MQLTKQTPFVPKKILLVILDGVGYSPRGAEFGNAIAGARLPFLNKLWKEKPTVYLKAHGTAVGMPSDEDMGNSEVGHNVLGCGRIFDQGAKLVSESISKSLLFQGKAWKEIVGNCKSRGSTLHLIGLFSDGNVHAHINHTKALIKNAVEEGVPKIRLHILLDGRDVPEKSALEYLLPFETWLTDLRTQGADIKIASGGGRMTITMDRYEADWSMVERGWKIHVKGQGREFSSAEEAIRTFRQEDPKVIDQYLPAFVIVENGKPVGPIIDGDSVVFTNFRGDRAIEISQAFTQKDFEKFDRGPLPDICYAGMMQYDGDLKLPERFLVSPPAIDRTLGEYMANSGVLQYALSETQKYGHVTFFWNGNRSGHFDAAKEDYKEIPSDVIPFDQTPDMKAEAITAELEKELFANRHDFYRVNYPNGDMVGHTGNYAATVKAMEFLDGCMERLANACKKNGIVMVVTADHGNADEMYQLDKKGSVQMDGAGHPIPKTSHTLNPVPFSLLDPEGKLSLKTDLADAGLANVAATLLDIMGYETPEGYRPSLLKRG from the coding sequence ATGCAACTCACGAAACAAACCCCCTTTGTTCCGAAAAAAATCCTACTCGTTATCCTAGACGGAGTAGGTTACTCTCCGAGAGGAGCCGAGTTCGGCAACGCGATCGCAGGAGCCCGACTTCCCTTCCTAAATAAACTATGGAAGGAGAAACCCACCGTTTATTTAAAAGCCCACGGGACGGCGGTAGGAATGCCTTCGGACGAAGACATGGGAAATTCCGAAGTAGGCCACAATGTACTCGGCTGTGGAAGGATTTTCGACCAAGGAGCGAAGTTAGTAAGCGAATCAATCTCAAAGTCCTTATTGTTCCAAGGAAAGGCTTGGAAAGAAATCGTAGGCAATTGCAAATCCAGAGGATCGACCTTGCACTTGATCGGCCTTTTTTCCGACGGAAACGTCCACGCACATATCAATCATACCAAAGCTTTAATCAAAAACGCCGTTGAAGAAGGTGTTCCGAAAATTCGACTGCACATCCTTCTGGATGGTCGGGACGTTCCGGAAAAGTCCGCATTGGAGTATCTGCTCCCTTTCGAAACCTGGCTAACCGATCTACGAACGCAAGGTGCCGATATAAAAATCGCTTCCGGAGGAGGAAGAATGACCATCACCATGGATCGCTACGAAGCGGACTGGTCTATGGTGGAAAGGGGCTGGAAAATCCACGTAAAAGGACAAGGAAGAGAATTTTCTAGTGCGGAAGAAGCGATTCGCACGTTCCGACAAGAAGACCCTAAGGTCATCGACCAATATCTACCTGCATTCGTAATCGTCGAAAACGGAAAACCCGTCGGTCCGATCATAGACGGGGACTCTGTAGTGTTCACGAATTTTAGGGGAGACAGGGCGATAGAAATCTCCCAAGCGTTTACGCAAAAGGATTTCGAAAAATTCGATCGTGGACCTCTACCGGATATCTGCTACGCAGGGATGATGCAATATGACGGAGACCTAAAATTGCCCGAGAGGTTTCTGGTTTCCCCTCCTGCCATCGATCGGACTTTAGGTGAATACATGGCGAATTCCGGCGTTTTACAATATGCGTTATCCGAAACACAAAAATACGGTCACGTCACTTTTTTCTGGAACGGAAATCGTTCCGGACATTTCGACGCCGCAAAGGAAGATTATAAGGAAATTCCTTCCGACGTGATCCCTTTCGACCAGACCCCTGACATGAAAGCGGAAGCGATCACTGCCGAATTGGAAAAGGAGCTTTTTGCAAATAGACACGACTTTTACCGTGTTAACTACCCGAACGGCGATATGGTAGGGCATACCGGAAATTACGCGGCAACGGTAAAAGCGATGGAATTCCTGGACGGATGCATGGAACGATTGGCGAACGCATGTAAGAAAAACGGAATCGTAATGGTGGTCACTGCAGACCACGGCAATGCGGACGAGATGTACCAATTGGACAAGAAAGGATCGGTACAAATGGACGGAGCAGGGCATCCGATACCGAAGACTTCTCACACGTTAAATCCTGTTCCGTTTAGCCTTCTCGATCCTGAAGGAAAACTTTCCCTGAAAACCGACCTAGCGGACGCGGGACTGGCCAATGTTGCAGCCACTCTTTTAGACATCATGGGATACGAAACTCCCGAAGGATACCGCCCCAGTCTATTGAAGCGTGGATAA
- a CDS encoding DUF3147 family protein has product MTYLILKYAVTALVVVLVSEIARRNDRFGAVLAALPLVTVMTLIWLRMENSPSEKISNHAYYTFWYVIPTLPMFLLFPKLMRLFDFWIALGISSVFTVFFFFLFAYILGKAGIHLL; this is encoded by the coding sequence ATGACTTACCTGATCCTGAAATACGCGGTTACCGCTTTGGTCGTCGTTCTCGTTTCGGAAATCGCGAGGAGAAACGACCGATTCGGAGCAGTATTGGCGGCGCTTCCTCTAGTCACGGTAATGACCCTAATCTGGTTAAGAATGGAGAATAGCCCTTCCGAAAAGATCAGCAACCACGCGTATTATACGTTTTGGTACGTGATTCCTACCCTGCCCATGTTTTTGCTTTTCCCGAAACTGATGCGACTCTTCGATTTTTGGATCGCTCTCGGAATATCTTCGGTATTCACGGTTTTCTTCTTTTTCCTCTTCGCGTACATTCTCGGAAAAGCGGGAATCCACCTACTTTAG
- a CDS encoding haloalkane dehalogenase: MTEFLRTPEDRFLDLPNYPFSPNYVPIEGYRMHYLDEGDPKAKETVLLLHGEPSWSFLYRKMLPPLIEAGFRVVAPDLIGFGKSDKPIDRKTFTYKRHVEWLKSFLEKSNLTGITLFCQDWGGLLGLRAVAEEPERFLRICASNTFLPTGDIPPKEDFLKWRDFSQKVKSLPIGKIIQNGCISDLPKDVLAAYDAPYPDETYKAGARVFPTLVPITPDNEASADNRKAWEILRQWKKPFLTAFSDSDPITKGGEIFFRRAIPGAKGQKHTVISNAGHFLQEDKGEELAGVLIDFIRSNGV, translated from the coding sequence ATGACCGAATTCCTAAGAACCCCAGAGGATCGTTTTCTCGATCTACCGAATTATCCGTTTTCGCCGAACTACGTACCAATCGAAGGGTATAGAATGCATTACCTGGACGAAGGGGATCCCAAAGCGAAGGAGACCGTCCTTTTACTGCACGGGGAACCTTCTTGGTCTTTCTTGTACAGAAAAATGCTGCCTCCTTTGATCGAAGCGGGTTTTCGCGTGGTGGCTCCCGATCTGATCGGGTTCGGCAAATCCGACAAACCGATCGATAGGAAAACTTTCACTTACAAACGACATGTAGAATGGCTGAAATCTTTTTTAGAAAAGAGCAACCTTACGGGGATTACCCTGTTCTGCCAAGATTGGGGAGGGCTATTAGGGCTAAGAGCCGTCGCAGAAGAGCCGGAACGCTTCCTACGCATTTGCGCTTCTAACACCTTTTTACCTACAGGAGACATTCCTCCGAAAGAGGATTTCCTGAAATGGAGAGATTTTTCCCAAAAGGTAAAATCCCTTCCAATCGGGAAAATCATCCAAAACGGATGCATTTCCGATCTTCCCAAGGATGTGCTCGCAGCTTATGACGCGCCTTATCCGGACGAAACGTATAAGGCGGGCGCCAGAGTCTTTCCGACCCTGGTCCCCATCACTCCGGATAACGAAGCTTCCGCGGACAACCGAAAGGCTTGGGAAATTCTCCGCCAATGGAAAAAGCCTTTTTTGACCGCATTCAGCGATTCGGACCCGATCACGAAGGGAGGAGAAATCTTTTTCCGACGGGCCATCCCCGGAGCAAAAGGCCAAAAGCACACCGTCATTTCCAACGCCGGACATTTCCTGCAAGAGGATAAGGGAGAAGAACTCGCCGGTGTGCTGATCGATTTTATCCGAAGTAACGGAGTCTGA
- a CDS encoding TetR/AcrR family transcriptional regulator, translating to MENKNLAELPHYDAGREPDSKRNTTAHPKEEGTFEETSKVSKDKIIAVAVHLFGKKGFFETHIPDIASTARVGVGTIYRTFRNKDHLFNEVFRACILEFAVFLEEKAKPTISKREIFFSLWENMHEFSQERNSEFSFLNRYFDSPYLDEESRVEFEALKLKIAGLFCATEGDQEEEISTVCVSLVLGSFFGLMRFRNETPTASDPSFVSRYAEMIWDGLAKAE from the coding sequence ATGGAAAACAAAAACTTGGCGGAACTTCCCCATTACGATGCGGGAAGGGAGCCGGACTCTAAAAGGAACACGACTGCCCATCCCAAAGAAGAAGGTACCTTCGAAGAAACAAGCAAAGTGTCTAAGGACAAGATCATCGCGGTAGCGGTGCATCTATTCGGAAAGAAAGGCTTTTTTGAAACGCATATTCCGGATATTGCATCGACTGCAAGGGTCGGAGTAGGCACGATTTATCGAACCTTTCGGAATAAGGATCACTTATTCAACGAGGTCTTTCGGGCTTGCATTCTGGAATTTGCCGTCTTCTTGGAGGAAAAAGCGAAACCGACAATCTCGAAGAGAGAAATTTTTTTCTCTCTTTGGGAGAATATGCACGAATTTTCTCAGGAAAGAAATTCGGAATTCAGTTTTTTGAACAGATATTTCGATTCGCCTTATCTAGATGAAGAAAGTCGTGTTGAATTCGAAGCTTTGAAACTCAAAATTGCGGGTCTTTTTTGTGCGACAGAAGGCGATCAGGAGGAAGAGATTTCTACGGTCTGCGTTTCTCTGGTTTTAGGTTCTTTCTTCGGATTGATGAGATTCCGGAACGAAACACCGACTGCTTCGGACCCTTCGTTCGTTTCCCGTTATGCGGAAATGATTTGGGACGGACTCGCAAAGGCGGAGTAA